Proteins co-encoded in one Waddlia chondrophila WSU 86-1044 genomic window:
- a CDS encoding M24 family metallopeptidase: MNIFNQRIEKLKQLLEHEECDGLIVDDTINLYYLTGLYLSAGKLLISPKETTLLVDSRYYELCKSDSPFPVVLSTKTSTINDLLSGSGIKQLAFNSDNTTYGEFKKLEKEAELLNLKPISNPILKLRAIKDSQEIETLKEAAALGSAGYDYLVELLKEGISETELAIELEIFWKRRGSKAIAFDPIIAFGSNSSMPHYRVGQRRLNKGESVLIDIGVNLDHYHSDMTRVVFFGEPDPKITNIYRIVLEAQEKALALCRPGTLIADLDAAARSHIEEQGYGENFTHSLGHGVGLEIHELPIIRSQNSNAESRLEEGMVITIEPGIYLPGIGGVRIEDTVAITKGACENLTNRSKQLITI, from the coding sequence ATGAACATCTTTAATCAACGAATCGAAAAACTTAAACAACTGCTCGAACATGAGGAGTGCGACGGACTGATTGTCGACGACACCATCAATCTCTATTACCTCACCGGGCTCTATCTCTCTGCCGGAAAATTATTGATCTCTCCAAAGGAAACGACTCTCCTGGTCGACTCCAGATATTACGAACTTTGCAAATCAGATAGCCCGTTCCCGGTTGTCTTATCGACAAAAACATCCACGATCAACGATCTTCTCAGTGGCTCCGGGATCAAGCAGCTGGCCTTCAATAGCGATAATACGACATATGGAGAATTTAAGAAGCTCGAAAAAGAAGCTGAACTCCTCAATTTGAAACCGATCTCAAATCCCATCTTAAAGCTTCGCGCAATCAAAGACAGCCAAGAAATCGAAACGCTTAAAGAGGCCGCAGCTCTGGGATCTGCGGGATATGATTATCTTGTAGAGCTTCTGAAAGAGGGAATTTCGGAAACAGAGCTTGCCATTGAACTGGAAATTTTTTGGAAAAGACGCGGCTCTAAAGCGATCGCCTTCGATCCTATTATAGCGTTCGGCTCTAACAGTTCTATGCCTCACTACAGGGTAGGGCAGCGCAGGCTGAACAAAGGGGAATCGGTACTCATCGATATCGGCGTCAATCTCGATCACTACCACTCAGACATGACCCGTGTCGTCTTTTTTGGCGAACCGGACCCTAAAATCACCAACATTTACCGCATCGTTTTAGAAGCGCAAGAAAAAGCGCTTGCACTCTGCCGTCCAGGCACTTTGATTGCAGACCTGGATGCAGCAGCGCGCTCCCATATCGAAGAGCAAGGCTATGGAGAAAATTTCACTCACAGCCTCGGCCACGGAGTCGGACTTGAGATCCATGAGCTTCCCATAATAAGAAGTCAAAATAGCAACGCAGAATCCAGGCTGGAAGAAGGGATGGTGATCACAATCGAACCCGGAATTTATCTGCCAGGGATTGGCGGGGTGCGGATCGAAGACACAGTGGCCATTACAAAAGGGGCTTGCGAAAATCTCACCAACCGATCGAAACAATTAATCACTATCTGA
- a CDS encoding ATP-binding protein translates to MRKSHQPIETINHYLMFSFRQKIFITYVFVFLVLIAMMFPFAQRAVKDIVKKSMEDRALELISKIKSAPNDEALIRNLKEQKALIFFRVSVITNERKVLYDSHTKGILGPRFSREYIVSHPEVLQAFREGSGYAQEYSQILNQEFAYFAKSFPFHEKTYVLRTAFPLQYVEEITKDFEFGFLGSAIAILLLFSVMTWFIINYLTRPIQQIITAVKPYQEGASPTIPQIFLKPKNRSDEFGKLASTLNSLSIKIRSHIDSLTKERNEKEAVLESLVEGVIAVDNQNRIIFANTMACKLLGTELPSILNKPVEAIQQPKCSELVRLCQQEEKVLTDTLEIKLHSKRRHFDLVAAPKKDATGAILVLQDKTEHYKLIEMRKDFVANASHELKTPITIIQGFAEALHDNPGLPIETSSEITSKIVRNCIKMTMLIKDLLTLTDIEHIPESRLLETDLLELIQTVESTVQDAYPDAVITVHSNPDEQYFLLADPYLLELAFNNLIENAAKYSPPPAKVNVTLKQIKNGVRIDISDQGYGIPKKELENIFQRFYRVDTTRARKVGGSGLGLSIVETIIAKHFGEISVTSEEGKGSTFTIFLPSQRER, encoded by the coding sequence TTGCGAAAATCTCACCAACCGATCGAAACAATTAATCACTATCTGATGTTTAGCTTTAGACAAAAGATTTTTATCACTTACGTCTTCGTCTTTCTGGTTTTGATTGCGATGATGTTTCCTTTTGCTCAAAGGGCCGTCAAAGACATCGTCAAAAAATCGATGGAGGACAGAGCTTTAGAATTGATCTCAAAGATCAAAAGCGCGCCCAACGACGAAGCGCTGATCCGCAACTTGAAAGAGCAAAAAGCACTGATTTTTTTCCGCGTCAGCGTGATCACCAATGAGCGGAAAGTGCTGTACGACTCCCATACAAAAGGGATATTGGGCCCCCGTTTCAGCCGTGAATACATCGTCAGCCACCCTGAAGTGCTGCAAGCGTTCCGGGAAGGGAGCGGATACGCTCAGGAATATTCCCAAATCTTAAACCAGGAGTTCGCCTATTTTGCAAAATCTTTTCCCTTCCATGAAAAAACCTATGTTTTGCGCACCGCCTTCCCTCTGCAATACGTCGAGGAGATCACAAAAGACTTTGAATTCGGATTCCTCGGCTCTGCCATCGCAATTCTGCTTCTTTTCAGCGTCATGACCTGGTTTATCATTAACTATCTGACTCGTCCAATCCAACAAATCATCACTGCGGTAAAACCTTATCAAGAAGGCGCTTCCCCTACGATCCCGCAAATTTTTCTAAAGCCGAAAAATCGTTCGGATGAATTTGGCAAACTAGCGAGCACTCTGAATTCACTCTCCATCAAGATACGGAGCCATATCGATTCGCTTACAAAAGAAAGGAATGAGAAAGAAGCTGTCTTAGAATCTTTAGTAGAAGGAGTCATTGCTGTCGACAATCAAAACAGGATCATTTTTGCCAATACCATGGCGTGCAAACTTCTAGGAACTGAGCTCCCCTCCATTTTAAACAAGCCGGTGGAAGCCATTCAACAGCCTAAGTGCTCTGAGCTCGTGCGCTTGTGCCAACAAGAAGAGAAAGTTTTAACTGATACACTTGAAATCAAGTTGCACAGCAAGCGGAGACACTTTGATCTTGTTGCCGCTCCAAAAAAAGATGCCACAGGAGCGATCCTCGTCCTTCAAGATAAAACAGAGCATTACAAGCTCATCGAAATGCGCAAAGATTTTGTCGCCAACGCCTCGCACGAGCTAAAAACTCCAATTACCATCATTCAAGGATTCGCTGAAGCGCTCCACGACAACCCTGGTTTGCCGATAGAAACCTCATCAGAGATTACTAGCAAGATCGTCAGAAATTGCATCAAAATGACGATGCTTATCAAAGATCTTCTCACATTAACCGATATTGAACACATCCCAGAGTCGCGGCTATTGGAAACCGATCTTCTCGAATTGATTCAGACGGTCGAATCCACCGTTCAGGACGCTTATCCGGACGCAGTGATCACAGTTCACTCCAATCCCGATGAACAGTATTTTTTATTGGCTGATCCTTATTTGCTTGAGCTTGCATTTAATAACCTGATCGAAAACGCCGCCAAATACTCCCCGCCTCCGGCAAAAGTGAATGTCACGTTGAAACAGATCAAAAACGGTGTGCGCATTGATATCTCAGACCAAGGATATGGGATTCCCAAGAAAGAGCTGGAAAATATTTTCCAACGCTTTTACCGAGTGGATACGACAAGAGCAAGAAAAGTGGGCGGCTCCGGTCTCGGTTTGTCGATTGTGGAAACCATTATCGCCAAGCACTTTGGAGAAATCAGCGTCACTTCCGAAGAAGGCAAAGGGTCTACATTCACCATTTTTCTTCCCTCTCAGCGAGAAAGGTAG
- a CDS encoding AAA family ATPase → MTVDVDELTDVIKTCNQKFRKAREEISRVIVGQKEMIDRLFVALLSDGHVLLEGLPGLAKTLAVNSLAKVIQCDFKRIQFTPDLLPADLIGTNIYNPKEAAFTVNKGPIFTNILLADEINRAPAKVQSALLEVMQEKQVTISGNTYPVGKPFLVLATQNPIEQEGTYPLPEAQTDRFMMKVRVGYPSLEEEKEILSRMATLEKPPEPAAVMTGDEIIEARKIVNQVYIDEKVVDYLLQIVFATRDPGVFGIDAENLVMYGASPRASIGLTMAAKALAFLSGRAFVTPHDIKQLGHDLLRHRIRRTYEAEAEEISSDEIINRVFEKIPVP, encoded by the coding sequence TTGACCGTGGATGTTGACGAACTGACAGACGTCATTAAGACCTGCAACCAGAAATTCCGTAAAGCACGTGAAGAGATCAGCCGAGTCATCGTCGGCCAAAAGGAGATGATCGACCGCCTGTTTGTTGCTCTTCTTTCCGATGGCCACGTCCTTCTGGAGGGGCTGCCCGGACTTGCAAAAACGTTGGCAGTGAACTCATTGGCAAAGGTGATTCAATGCGATTTCAAAAGGATCCAGTTCACTCCGGATCTGCTGCCGGCAGACCTGATCGGCACCAACATCTACAATCCCAAAGAAGCGGCCTTTACCGTTAATAAAGGGCCCATTTTTACCAATATCCTTCTTGCAGATGAGATCAACCGCGCTCCAGCCAAGGTCCAATCGGCTCTTCTTGAGGTGATGCAAGAAAAACAGGTGACTATCTCAGGAAACACTTATCCTGTCGGCAAGCCCTTTCTCGTTTTAGCTACGCAAAACCCGATTGAGCAGGAGGGGACCTATCCTCTTCCCGAAGCGCAGACCGACCGCTTCATGATGAAGGTGCGGGTCGGATACCCTAGCTTAGAGGAAGAAAAAGAGATTTTGTCCAGAATGGCGACGCTGGAAAAACCTCCTGAACCGGCAGCCGTTATGACAGGAGATGAGATCATTGAAGCAAGAAAAATCGTCAATCAGGTCTACATCGATGAAAAAGTGGTCGACTACCTTCTGCAAATCGTTTTTGCAACAAGGGATCCAGGAGTTTTCGGTATTGATGCCGAAAACCTGGTCATGTATGGCGCCTCTCCTCGGGCGAGCATCGGATTGACAATGGCGGCAAAAGCGCTCGCTTTTCTTTCCGGGCGCGCTTTTGTCACACCGCACGACATCAAGCAGCTAGGGCACGATCTGCTTAGGCACCGGATCCGGCGCACCTATGAGGCAGAAGCTGAAGAGATCTCTTCTGATGAAATCATTAACCGTGTGTTCGAAAAAATTCCGGTGCCATGA
- a CDS encoding DUF58 domain-containing protein has product MSETSLEVVKKIRHIQMTTTHLANDIMAGAWHSAFKGQGMEFEEVREYQVGDDTRSIDWNVSARMDHPYVKVFGEERELTVFLVVDVSASSRFGGKHQLKQDLIAEVGAVLAFSAIKNNDKIGLVLFSSEIEKYIPPKKGTRHVLRCIRELLAFKPKHKGTDLEKALEFLGTAQSKKAICFLLSDFLCSIPEDSLSVIAKHHDLIAISFRDPYEMELPNLSLVTLEDLETGKQATIDTGNAKMVQQFNQHSQMDLERLDKIMKKIHAGTIHLKTDSSYLKPMRKFFKQRGVRH; this is encoded by the coding sequence ATGAGCGAAACATCGCTTGAAGTTGTCAAGAAAATCCGCCACATCCAGATGACGACGACCCATTTGGCAAACGACATCATGGCAGGCGCCTGGCACTCTGCTTTCAAAGGGCAGGGGATGGAATTTGAAGAGGTGAGGGAATACCAAGTTGGAGACGACACCCGCAGCATCGACTGGAATGTCTCTGCCCGCATGGACCACCCTTATGTCAAAGTCTTTGGAGAAGAGCGGGAACTAACGGTCTTCCTCGTTGTAGATGTTTCCGCCTCATCCAGGTTTGGAGGAAAGCATCAGTTAAAGCAGGATCTGATCGCGGAAGTGGGAGCTGTCCTTGCGTTTTCCGCAATCAAGAACAACGACAAGATCGGACTTGTCCTGTTTTCAAGTGAAATTGAAAAATACATCCCTCCCAAAAAAGGAACAAGGCATGTCCTGCGCTGCATCAGGGAGCTATTAGCATTCAAACCGAAGCATAAGGGAACCGATCTGGAAAAAGCGCTCGAATTCCTGGGCACGGCTCAAAGCAAAAAAGCGATCTGCTTTCTCCTTTCAGATTTTCTTTGCTCAATTCCGGAAGATTCCCTAAGCGTGATTGCCAAGCACCACGATTTGATCGCCATTTCCTTTCGCGACCCTTATGAAATGGAGCTTCCCAATCTCTCGTTGGTCACTTTAGAAGACCTGGAGACAGGCAAACAAGCAACCATCGATACGGGCAACGCAAAAATGGTTCAACAATTCAATCAACACTCTCAAATGGATCTTGAGCGGTTGGATAAAATCATGAAAAAAATCCATGCTGGTACGATTCATCTAAAAACAGATAGTTCCTATCTCAAGCCCATGCGTAAATTTTTCAAGCAGAGAGGGGTTCGTCATTGA
- a CDS encoding IS982 family transposase, protein MEMYATTVYVIADEVLRILNLKDDSQSRMSNAEIITFAICTAKFFSGNFRMGRYMFKKLGLFPNILSNSRLDRRIHKIPSNCWDAIFRFLSFLAIKSSDTCYFAVDSFPVTYCQKNRIDKRKRFLDRKYIGFAASKKRYFCGIKVHMVVTNQGRPVEMHFKPGAESDLNALWQMELDIPEHSILYADGAYNCFDLEDIPFEQNIILLAKRGNKAKNRVRSISEERSISSKRQIVETAFNSITTLFPRNIKASTERGFLTKIICFVIAYSTSFLCPMKLI, encoded by the coding sequence ATGGAAATGTATGCAACCACCGTTTACGTAATTGCCGATGAAGTGCTTCGAATTCTAAATTTAAAAGATGACAGTCAATCAAGAATGTCCAATGCAGAAATCATCACCTTTGCCATATGTACGGCAAAGTTCTTTTCAGGAAACTTCAGAATGGGAAGATATATGTTCAAGAAACTTGGATTATTTCCAAATATATTGAGCAATAGCAGGTTAGATCGCAGAATTCACAAAATACCCAGTAATTGCTGGGATGCTATTTTCAGGTTTTTGTCCTTCCTTGCAATCAAGTCATCCGATACCTGTTACTTTGCAGTCGATAGCTTTCCGGTCACTTACTGTCAAAAAAACCGCATTGATAAAAGAAAGCGGTTTTTAGATCGGAAATATATTGGCTTTGCAGCCTCAAAGAAACGATATTTCTGCGGCATCAAAGTTCATATGGTTGTTACGAATCAGGGACGTCCGGTTGAAATGCATTTTAAACCAGGTGCAGAAAGTGATCTCAATGCCCTATGGCAGATGGAGCTGGATATTCCAGAACATTCGATTCTTTATGCTGATGGGGCATATAACTGTTTCGACTTGGAAGACATACCCTTTGAACAAAACATCATATTATTAGCAAAACGTGGAAATAAAGCAAAAAATAGGGTGCGCTCAATTAGCGAAGAACGTTCGATCAGCAGCAAAAGACAAATCGTTGAGACTGCATTTAACTCAATTACGACACTCTTTCCAAGAAATATCAAGGCGAGTACAGAGAGGGGATTTTTAACAAAAATCATTTGCTTTGTTATAGCCTATAGCACCTCGTTCCTCTGTCCGATGAAGCTCATTTAG
- the glgP gene encoding alpha-glucan family phosphorylase: MNQPSKARKIAYFSMEIALESSLPTYSGGLGVLAGDTIKSAANLEVPMVAICLLYRKGYFFQRIDSEGRQTEEPVEWEIENFLHKRPETLTVTIEGEEVTINLWEYKAIGLKGFQIPVYFLDSDHPSNSEWHRSLTDVLYGGDEKYRLCQEVILGIGGVRALRALGYDNIERFHMNEGHASLLTIELLREECKGKSINDASEEEISQVRQQCVFTTHTPVPAGHDQFSWELAQSVLGEMTPTALKDLACCEDKLNMTYLALNLSHYINGVAKKHGEISNLMFAGHKIEAITNGVYAPFWASAPFQKLFDQYIVNWREDNFSFRSALQLPMENIWETHIQAKKLLLDYINQKENYSMDLQTFTIGFARRSATYKRADLIFRDLERLKKIVKEKGPIQIIFSGKAHPKDAQGKILIQKVYEAKKQLENELKIIYLPNYNVQIAKLLVAGVDLWLNNPRAPMEASGTSGMKAALNGVPSLSVLDGWWIEGCLEEVTGWAIGDEQEEAKFNFSQEEKEKIDQSDAKSLYDKLENRILPLFYQQPNQYRSIMRNCIALNGAFFTTQRMVQQYVVNAYFR, translated from the coding sequence ATGAACCAGCCGAGCAAAGCTAGAAAAATCGCCTATTTTTCCATGGAGATTGCCTTGGAATCCTCCCTTCCTACCTATAGCGGAGGGCTCGGCGTTTTAGCGGGAGACACCATTAAATCAGCGGCAAATTTAGAAGTCCCCATGGTTGCGATCTGCCTTCTCTATCGAAAAGGCTACTTTTTCCAACGGATCGATTCCGAGGGAAGGCAAACGGAAGAGCCTGTCGAGTGGGAAATTGAAAATTTTCTCCACAAACGTCCCGAAACCCTGACTGTGACGATTGAAGGAGAGGAGGTAACGATCAACCTTTGGGAATATAAGGCAATTGGCCTCAAGGGCTTTCAAATTCCCGTTTACTTTCTTGACAGCGACCACCCCTCTAATTCGGAATGGCACCGCTCTCTGACAGATGTCTTATACGGAGGAGACGAAAAATACCGCCTCTGCCAGGAAGTGATTTTGGGCATTGGAGGAGTGCGTGCGCTAAGAGCTCTTGGATACGACAACATCGAACGCTTCCACATGAACGAAGGGCACGCCAGCCTGCTTACCATCGAACTTCTTAGAGAAGAGTGCAAAGGGAAAAGCATCAACGATGCCTCCGAAGAGGAGATTTCCCAGGTAAGACAGCAATGCGTATTTACGACACATACCCCTGTCCCTGCCGGCCACGATCAGTTTTCCTGGGAGCTTGCCCAGTCAGTATTAGGAGAAATGACCCCAACGGCATTAAAAGATCTTGCTTGTTGCGAAGACAAACTGAATATGACCTATCTTGCGCTGAATTTAAGCCATTACATCAACGGAGTCGCAAAAAAACATGGCGAGATTTCAAACCTTATGTTCGCCGGCCATAAAATCGAAGCGATCACGAACGGCGTCTACGCTCCTTTTTGGGCAAGCGCTCCATTCCAGAAGCTTTTTGATCAGTATATCGTCAATTGGCGCGAAGACAACTTCTCCTTTCGCTCAGCTCTTCAACTCCCCATGGAAAACATTTGGGAAACCCACATCCAAGCAAAGAAGCTCCTTTTAGATTACATCAATCAAAAAGAAAACTACAGCATGGATCTGCAAACGTTTACCATCGGGTTTGCCAGACGCTCTGCGACTTATAAAAGAGCAGACCTGATCTTTCGCGATCTGGAAAGGCTTAAGAAAATCGTCAAAGAAAAGGGGCCGATCCAAATCATTTTCTCTGGTAAAGCTCATCCAAAAGACGCTCAAGGCAAGATTCTGATTCAAAAAGTTTATGAAGCAAAAAAACAGCTTGAGAATGAACTTAAGATCATCTACCTTCCAAACTACAACGTCCAGATCGCTAAATTGTTGGTCGCTGGAGTTGATCTTTGGCTGAACAATCCACGCGCCCCGATGGAAGCTTCGGGAACAAGTGGAATGAAAGCGGCTCTAAACGGCGTTCCCTCATTGAGCGTTTTGGATGGTTGGTGGATCGAAGGATGCTTGGAAGAAGTCACCGGATGGGCAATCGGAGATGAGCAAGAGGAAGCAAAATTTAATTTTTCACAAGAAGAGAAAGAGAAAATTGATCAATCAGATGCAAAATCGCTTTACGACAAATTGGAGAACCGGATACTCCCGCTTTTTTATCAGCAACCCAATCAGTACCGCAGCATCATGCGGAACTGCATCGCTCTAAACGGAGCATTTTTCACAACTCAACGAATGGTCCAGCAATACGTTGTCAACGCCTACTTCAGATAA
- a CDS encoding alpha-1,4-glucan--maltose-1-phosphate maltosyltransferase — MGQNRVVIEHVSPQINCGQFPIKRTLGESIRISADIFSDGHDKLYANVLWKHKNHRSWKKEKMHFSGNDSWTAEFTPEKTGIYLYTVIAGIDHLSTWYSDLLKKIEASQPIMNDLKTGARLLKRLSRIKKIEEILQLIETEKGIELLKKPQTGKFLSTLFHNYPEEQFLTRYHKELEMEVSRIKARFSTWYELFPRSTSKRKGSHGTFKDCQKLLPEIASMGFDVLYFPPIHPIGIEHRKGKNNQIKSHKNDPGSPWAIGSKEGGHDAVHPQLGTLEDYRELHKEAKKFGIELALDLAFQCSPDHPYIKEHPEWFLWQPDGTVRYAENPPKKYQDIVPFDFECADWKSLWDELKRIVLFWCKSGVRIFRVDNPHTKPFAFWQWLIAEVKTDYPDTLFLSEAFTRPKVMQHLAKIGFDQSYTYFTWRNTKKELEDYFQELASSEYLRPNFWPNTPDILPQFLQQKKRQAYVARLVLAATASSNYGIYGPCFEYMEHSSLEENSEEYLNSEKYEIRHWEAPKETLKELIALVNAIRKGNAALQFTRNLTIIPNDNPQIISYAKQSPINDNLLMIVVCLDPQHTQSGWLSIPSEQLGLPTDQPYLVQDLLSGDKYMWQGNSAFIELNPFVIPAHIFKVCKKMIKEQQFDYFM, encoded by the coding sequence ATGGGACAAAATCGAGTCGTCATTGAACACGTCAGCCCTCAGATTAACTGCGGACAATTTCCTATCAAACGAACCTTAGGAGAGTCTATCCGGATCTCTGCGGATATTTTCTCCGATGGACACGATAAACTTTACGCAAACGTCCTTTGGAAGCATAAAAATCACCGTTCCTGGAAAAAGGAAAAAATGCACTTTTCCGGCAACGACAGCTGGACAGCGGAATTCACACCGGAAAAAACTGGCATTTACCTCTATACAGTCATCGCAGGGATCGACCATCTTTCCACCTGGTATTCGGACCTGCTAAAAAAAATTGAAGCTTCTCAACCGATTATGAATGATCTAAAAACAGGCGCCAGGCTGTTGAAACGCCTATCCCGCATCAAAAAAATCGAAGAGATCCTCCAACTGATCGAAACAGAAAAAGGGATTGAGCTTCTTAAAAAGCCTCAAACCGGAAAGTTTCTCTCCACACTGTTCCACAACTACCCAGAGGAACAATTTTTGACGAGATATCACAAAGAATTGGAGATGGAAGTCTCAAGAATAAAAGCTCGGTTCAGCACATGGTACGAACTGTTTCCAAGATCAACTTCAAAAAGAAAAGGTTCGCATGGAACATTTAAGGACTGCCAAAAGCTCCTTCCTGAAATCGCTTCAATGGGGTTCGACGTTCTGTACTTTCCTCCGATCCATCCGATAGGGATCGAACACCGCAAAGGAAAAAACAATCAGATCAAATCGCATAAAAACGATCCAGGGTCTCCCTGGGCGATCGGTTCCAAAGAAGGGGGGCACGACGCTGTCCATCCGCAGCTGGGAACACTTGAAGATTACCGGGAATTGCATAAAGAAGCTAAAAAATTCGGCATCGAGCTTGCCCTTGATCTGGCCTTTCAATGCTCTCCTGACCACCCTTACATTAAAGAGCATCCCGAATGGTTTCTTTGGCAGCCCGACGGGACTGTCCGATATGCGGAAAATCCTCCTAAAAAATATCAGGATATCGTCCCCTTTGATTTTGAATGTGCTGACTGGAAAAGCCTTTGGGACGAACTGAAGCGCATCGTCTTGTTTTGGTGCAAATCAGGAGTGCGCATTTTCCGCGTGGACAATCCTCACACGAAGCCTTTCGCGTTTTGGCAGTGGCTGATCGCCGAAGTGAAAACCGACTACCCCGACACACTTTTTCTATCCGAAGCTTTTACCAGACCCAAAGTGATGCAGCATTTAGCTAAAATCGGCTTTGATCAGTCCTACACTTATTTCACTTGGAGAAATACTAAAAAAGAGCTGGAAGACTATTTCCAGGAGCTGGCTTCTTCGGAATATTTAAGGCCGAATTTTTGGCCGAACACCCCTGATATTCTTCCGCAATTCCTACAGCAAAAAAAGCGTCAAGCCTATGTCGCACGCCTCGTTCTAGCAGCTACAGCAAGCTCTAACTACGGAATCTATGGGCCCTGTTTCGAGTATATGGAACATTCTTCCCTGGAAGAGAACTCCGAAGAGTATCTGAATTCGGAAAAATATGAAATCAGACATTGGGAAGCTCCTAAAGAGACTCTTAAAGAGCTAATCGCCCTTGTCAACGCCATCCGAAAAGGAAATGCAGCTCTTCAATTTACGCGAAACCTGACAATCATCCCCAATGACAATCCCCAGATTATTTCATATGCTAAGCAATCTCCGATCAATGACAACCTATTGATGATCGTCGTTTGCTTAGATCCGCAGCACACGCAATCGGGCTGGCTCTCCATCCCTTCAGAGCAGCTTGGCCTCCCTACTGACCAGCCTTACTTAGTGCAGGATCTTTTATCAGGGGATAAGTACATGTGGCAAGGAAATTCCGCTTTTATAGAACTTAATCCTTTCGTGATTCCCGCACACATTTTCAAAGTGTGCAAAAAAATGATCAAAGAACAACAATTCGACTATTTCATGTGA